A single window of Bacteroidota bacterium DNA harbors:
- a CDS encoding DUF6089 family protein, whose translation MKNYLFLIFLFVSTLVFGQQKDTDTKEKAKAKATKTVDDDKPKPINTGEGRPKPIVTGEEKTNENAVIFPTEPISRWTLGLSVGGSYNFFDIEQDVVNPVFGGFLKYSASPILAFRLQGVYGTYSGKSTETVKKDYGFSNSITQVGVNVMVNLGTLSFKKKHPNTNLYAFTGLSVAFSDAIRDKKIGTATTKGTYTGTDLAVPIGVGIKFKMSEEIDLGIETVVNATKTDSLDMYGGVQNYPDFFGSFAVTIGYKFVGQKRKTHADWYNPISTMYEDLSKKAAQSQDEMKKDSDGDGIPDYLDNESNTKPGYKVDVKGVALDSDVDGIPDSVDPDPFGFNQMLSTYYPAVNVKNNASIDVLGFNDSIPEAEFVTLSGDGYGLPVVTFPPNKYDIHVEQYPLLHQIARIMTVDTSVMLAVIGHADNNKPDLTQLTIAEKRALAVKRQLTKIYEIDTKRVLVFSERDVFVRKYKLNTEGLDRKVEFRLIRKK comes from the coding sequence ATGAAAAACTATTTATTTCTAATATTCTTATTTGTATCCACTTTGGTTTTTGGTCAGCAAAAAGACACTGATACTAAGGAGAAAGCGAAGGCTAAAGCAACCAAAACGGTGGATGACGATAAGCCTAAGCCAATTAATACAGGCGAGGGTAGGCCAAAGCCTATTGTTACCGGTGAAGAGAAAACAAATGAGAATGCTGTAATATTTCCTACCGAACCGATAAGCCGTTGGACTTTGGGTTTAAGTGTTGGAGGTAGTTATAATTTTTTTGATATTGAGCAAGATGTAGTTAATCCTGTTTTTGGAGGTTTCTTAAAATATTCAGCCAGTCCAATATTGGCATTTAGATTACAAGGTGTTTACGGTACCTATTCAGGTAAAAGTACAGAAACTGTAAAAAAAGATTATGGTTTTTCAAATAGCATTACACAGGTTGGAGTTAATGTTATGGTTAATTTAGGCACATTAAGCTTTAAGAAAAAACACCCCAACACCAATTTATACGCTTTTACAGGTTTATCAGTTGCATTTAGTGATGCCATCAGAGATAAGAAAATTGGAACAGCTACCACAAAAGGTACTTATACAGGAACTGATTTAGCAGTTCCTATTGGAGTAGGTATTAAATTTAAAATGAGCGAAGAAATTGATTTGGGAATAGAAACGGTTGTAAATGCAACGAAAACTGATAGCTTAGATATGTATGGTGGTGTGCAAAATTATCCTGATTTTTTTGGTTCATTTGCTGTAACTATTGGCTACAAGTTTGTTGGACAAAAACGTAAAACACATGCTGACTGGTATAATCCAATTAGTACCATGTACGAAGATTTAAGTAAAAAAGCAGCTCAGTCGCAGGATGAAATGAAAAAAGACTCAGACGGAGATGGAATTCCTGATTACTTAGATAACGAAAGCAATACAAAACCAGGTTATAAAGTAGATGTAAAAGGTGTGGCTCTTGATAGTGATGTGGATGGTATTCCTGATTCAGTTGATCCTGATCCTTTTGGATTTAACCAAATGTTGAGCACCTATTACCCAGCAGTAAATGTGAAAAATAATGCCTCTATAGATGTATTAGGTTTTAACGATTCAATACCGGAAGCAGAGTTTGTGACTTTAAGTGGCGATGGATATGGATTACCAGTGGTAACCTTTCCGCCTAATAAATACGATATACACGTAGAGCAATATCCGCTATTACACCAAATAGCCAGGATAATGACAGTTGATACCTCAGTTATGTTAGCCGTTATTGGCCATGCTGATAATAATAAACCGGATTTAACCCAATTAACCATTGCTGAAAAAAGAGCTTTGGCAGTTAAACGTCAGTTAACTAAAATATATGAAATAGATACCAAGCGAGTATTGGTATTTAGTGAACGCGATGTATTTGTTAGAAAGTATAAGCTAAATACAGAAGGTTTAGATAGAAAAGTGGAATTTAGACTGATAAGAAAAAAATAA
- a CDS encoding MFS transporter: MNKTERIMLFTLASINFVNIMDFMIMMPLGPNLISTFGITPADFGLLVSSYSISAFISGIVTTFIINKFDRKDYLMRVFIGFLIGTFACGLAPTYITLLIARFATGLFGGVLGAIILAIVSDAIPFERRGQAMGFIMAAFSLASVAGVPFGIYIATHTKQYDFLGWHAPFLLLAILGIPVYFLVSKFVPRQSKELQLAAAQMDVMKNIKAIFSNKNNLLALSFGVVMMMGHFCIIPFLSPYMVSNVGMREEDLPLIYLVGGGVTIFTSPLIGKLADKFGKLVVFISLATVYVIPVYLITNLGPHPLYMVLTLSAVFFIFSGRFIPMQAMVTGAVDPKIRASFMSFNSSIQQLANGVAAFFAGVVVTTVDGKLVHYEILGYFSVGMALLSIYIASRLRSVDGQKF, encoded by the coding sequence ATGAACAAAACAGAACGTATAATGTTGTTTACACTGGCATCAATAAACTTTGTAAACATCATGGATTTTATGATAATGATGCCACTTGGTCCAAACCTAATCAGTACTTTTGGAATTACTCCAGCTGACTTTGGTTTGCTAGTATCTTCTTATTCAATAAGCGCGTTTATCTCAGGAATAGTAACCACTTTTATTATTAATAAATTTGACCGTAAAGACTATTTAATGCGGGTATTCATTGGTTTTTTAATAGGTACTTTTGCTTGTGGTTTAGCACCCACTTATATTACCTTGTTAATTGCCAGGTTTGCTACAGGTTTATTTGGAGGTGTTTTAGGAGCCATTATTTTAGCTATAGTAAGTGATGCTATCCCTTTTGAAAGACGTGGTCAGGCAATGGGATTTATTATGGCAGCTTTTAGTTTGGCTTCAGTAGCTGGTGTGCCTTTTGGTATATATATAGCTACCCATACAAAACAATATGATTTTTTAGGGTGGCATGCTCCCTTTTTGTTATTAGCCATATTGGGTATTCCGGTTTATTTTTTAGTAAGCAAATTTGTACCCCGCCAATCAAAAGAGCTTCAGTTGGCAGCAGCACAAATGGATGTAATGAAAAATATAAAAGCTATTTTTAGCAATAAAAATAATTTATTGGCATTATCATTTGGTGTGGTAATGATGATGGGACACTTTTGTATTATTCCTTTCCTAAGTCCTTACATGGTAAGCAATGTCGGTATGCGTGAAGAAGATTTACCTTTAATATATTTAGTAGGAGGTGGAGTTACCATATTTACATCACCATTAATTGGAAAGTTAGCTGATAAGTTTGGAAAGTTGGTTGTATTTATAAGCTTAGCTACGGTATACGTAATTCCTGTTTATCTTATTACCAATTTAGGGCCACATCCATTGTACATGGTATTAACTTTATCGGCTGTATTTTTTATATTTTCTGGTCGATTTATCCCTATGCAAGCAATGGTGACCGGAGCAGTTGATCCAAAAATAAGAGCCAGTTTTATGAGTTTCAATAGCTCAATTCAGCAGTTGGCAAATGGCGTAGCTGCATTTTTTGCAGGTGTTGTAGTTACCACTGTTGATGGCAAATTGGTACACTATGAAATATTAGGTTATTTTAGTGTGGGCATGGCTTTATTAAGTATATACATAGCTTCAAGATTGCGTTCAGTTGATGGTCAAAAATTCTAA
- a CDS encoding 3'-5' exonuclease — protein sequence MTLNLKRPLVIFDLETTGISISTDRIVEMATVKIAVDGTEEVRTQRFNPTIPIPAEVSAIHGIFDEDVKDMPLFAEKAKEYTEYFKGCDFGGFNSNKFDFPMLVEEMLRAGVEFETEGRKFVDVQRIFHQMEQRTLSAAYKFYCDKTLENAHSAEADTLATLEVLKAQIARYESLGNDMESLHKVSGQGNLVDLAGRIVLNDKGLEVFNFGKHKGKSVAEVFKNEPGYYQWMMDNDFSLDTKRKLTKIKMQGFGAGKK from the coding sequence ATGACATTGAATTTAAAGCGTCCGTTAGTAATATTTGATTTAGAAACAACCGGAATAAGCATATCTACAGATAGAATTGTAGAAATGGCTACAGTGAAAATAGCAGTTGATGGAACAGAAGAAGTAAGAACCCAACGTTTTAATCCCACTATACCAATACCAGCCGAAGTTTCTGCTATACATGGCATATTTGACGAAGACGTAAAAGACATGCCTTTGTTTGCCGAAAAAGCCAAAGAATATACAGAGTATTTTAAAGGATGCGATTTTGGAGGATTTAACTCTAATAAGTTTGACTTCCCCATGTTGGTAGAAGAAATGTTACGTGCCGGGGTTGAGTTTGAAACCGAAGGCAGAAAATTTGTAGATGTGCAACGTATTTTTCATCAAATGGAACAACGTACATTGAGCGCAGCCTATAAGTTTTATTGCGATAAAACATTGGAGAATGCCCATAGTGCAGAAGCCGATACATTAGCTACATTAGAAGTGTTAAAGGCTCAAATTGCACGTTACGAAAGTTTGGGCAATGATATGGAATCGTTACACAAAGTAAGTGGACAAGGCAATTTGGTTGATTTAGCGGGCAGAATTGTACTAAACGATAAAGGATTAGAGGTATTTAATTTTGGAAAACATAAAGGTAAATCGGTTGCCGAAGTTTTTAAAAATGAACCGGGCTATTACCAATGGATGATGGACAATGATTTTTCATTAGATACAAAAAGAAAATTAACAAAAATAAAAATGCAGGGCTTTGGAGCCGGCAAAAAATAG